From the Betaproteobacteria bacterium genome, the window CAATGGGGCCACCAACTGCCGCCGTGGGAGTGACTGGCGGCCAGCCATTGCTCCGCTGATGACAATGCCGGCCCCGAGGTGCGATAGCTCCTGCGCCCCAAGTTGGGCGGGCTCACCACGCCGGCGATATGGCCGCTGCTGCCCAGCACGAACTCCACGTTTCCTCCCAGCAACTGGGCACTCGCGTACGCGGACTTCCAGGGAACGATGTGATCGAGTTCCGTCCCCAGCACGAAGCACGGCATGCGCAGCCGGGACAAATCGCAAGCATGTCCCCCGATGCTCAGCGCCCGCGGAATCTTGAGCTTGTTCTCCAGATAGCAATAACGCAAGTACCAAGCGTACAGGCGGCCGGGGAGATTGGCGCTATCGCTGTTCCAGTACAACAGGTCGAAGGGCGCTGGCGTCTCGCCCATCAAATAGTTTTCCACTGCGAATTTCCAGATGAGATCGCGCGAGCGCAGGCTAGCGAAGGCGGATGCCAGTTGCGCGCCTGGCACCACGCCGCCATGGGCGTATTGGGATTCGCACTGGCTGGCGTAATGCTCATAGATGTAAACACCGATTTCCCCTGGGTCCGCGAAATCCAGCAATGACGCGAGCAATGTGAGGCTGGCCGCTTTCGCGGGCGGCACTGCGGACGCCAAGGCACTTGCCAGAAGGCTTCCGCCCACGCAAAAGCCCAGCGCGTGGAGCTTCTCGCACCCGGTCAATGCCAAGACCGTACCGGCTGCCGCGGCGATACCGTTTTGCACGTAGTCTTCCCAGCCGAGCTTTCCCAATTCCGGGGGAATGTTCCGCCAGGAGATCATGAACACCTGCAACCCTTGATCTAGCGCGTAGCGCACGAAAGAATTCTCCGGCGCGAGATCCAGAATGTAGTACTTGTTGATGAAGGGCGGGACGACCAGCAAAGGGGTGCGCGCAACGCGGGGCGTGCGCGGTTGGTATTGGATCAGTTGAACCAGCTCGTTCTCGTGGATCACCGACCCCGCCGTGGTGGCGAGGTTGCGGCCCACCTAGAAGGCGGATTCATCGCACATACGTAAGCGCGCGCGCTCCCAGTCGTGCTGGAAATTGGATTGCCCATGCGTGAAGCTTTCACCTCGTGTCTCGATGGCCCGCGCGATGACTTCCTGGTTCGTGGCCGCGAAATTCGCGGGGCAGAGCGCTTCGGTCCATTGCCGCGCCACGAAACGAAGTTGCTCCTTTTGCTTGGGCGCGAGATTCAATGTCTCCACCAGCTCCATGATCCACTGGCTGGCGAGCAAATAATTTTGCGAGAGGTAATCGAAATAGGGGATATCCCGCCAGAGCTTGGAGGCAAAGCGGGTGTCGGCTGGGCCCCGTGGCGGCGCGGGGGATCGCGCTTGCAAGAAGCTTCGCCACAACGCCTCGCGACGCGCCTCGAAGCGCGCGTGCAGTTGGGCCACTTCCTCGTGCTGGCGTAGCGCGGCATCCGCCATGCGCGGCATCAGTTCTCCTAGCCGCCTTGGTATTTCCGCCAGATGCGGCAGAAGATCGAAAAGAGGAGGAGTCCTCAAGTGTGCCCGGTGACCCACCGCACCAGGGGAACGGTGATCACGCCCAGCCCGATGAGCATGATTTGTTGCACCGTGGCGCGCATTTCCAAGCGCCGGTGCAACCCGGGAATCAAATCGGCGACGGCGACGTAAAGCATGCTGGCTGCAACGAACCCGAGCAAGGGCCCGATCATGCCCTTCAGGAAGCCCAAGGTGAAGTAGCCCAGGACGCCGCCTATCACCATGGCGAAGCTGGATACAAGGTTGAGCAAGAGCGCCTTGCCACGGCTCATTCCAGAATGCAACAAAACCAGGAAGTCGCCCAACTCTTGGGGAATTTCGTGCGCGACAATGGCGAGCGCCACGACAATGCCCACATCGGTGTCCGCCATGAAGGTGGCCGCCACCAGCACGCCATCGACGAAGTTATGAATGGTGTCGCCGATGGTGATCATGGCCGCGCCGCGCGGTTGGGCATGATCGTGATGAGCGTGGGAGCCGTGCTCGTGTTCCCACTCGGATTCGTGATGGTGGCGCCAGAGCACGAGCTTCTCCAGCAAGAAGAAAAACAAGATGCCGCCCAGCACCGTGCCGAACAAGGCTTGCACCGACACGGACACTTCGATGGCGTGCGGCAAAATCTCCAGGAACACCGCTCCCAGCATTGCCCCCACGGCGTAACTGATAAACACCGGTACGCGCACGAGATCGGTGTAGCGCGCGATCAGCGCCGCGGCGGCAACGCTCAACACGCCGCCCAAGGCGGTGCTACAGATAATCCAGGCGAGCGTGGACATGATGAGGTTTTATTCCTAGGCCGAGATCCATATCAAGGCCGCCATTCTGCCCGTAACCTTGTCGCGCCTGTGGGAGTAAAAAAGTTCCGGGTTCGAGTAGGTGCAGTGCTCGCCCCCATGGATGCTCCGGACTCCCAGATCCGTGAGGCGCTGCCGCGCCAGTTGAAACAAATCGCACAGCCACTTACCCCGGCCAATGCCTTGAAATGCACTGGCAGCCCGCGGGTCACGCGCGGTGAAGGTTTCGTGGACATCGTTCCCCACCTCGAAGGCGCGCGGGCCAATGGCGGGGCCCAGATAAGCATGGAGCGACGCCGGTGAAACGCCCATGGCCCGTACCGCCGATTCGAGTATTCCCGCGCTTAGCCCGCGCCAACCGGCGTGCGCCGCCGCCACGGCGCGCCCATCAATGTCGCACAACAAAACGGGAATGCAGTCGGCGCTCATCACCGCGCACACCACGTTGGTGCCGCGAGTGACGCAGCCGTCTGCCTCGATTCCGCCGTGCCATTGCGCCGCATCGACAACGCGTGTGCCATGCACTTGCCGTAGCCAGCATGGATCGCTGGGCAAGTGCGAGCGCAGTAGCGCCCGGTTGGCGTCCACCGTCGCGGGTTCGTCGTTCACGGCCGTTCCTAAATTCATGCTGGCGTAAGGCCCAAGACTGACTCCGCCTTGGCGCGTAGTGATGAGGGCCCGCACATTTTTCGGCGCGGGCCACCGCGGCCAGATCCAGGGAGTGCTAGGATTCATGCCGGCGCGGACGCGGCGCGTTCGAGCGCGGCCAACAACTGCTGAAAATCCTCCGGCGCTGGGCGCTGCCATCGCATCTCTTGTCCCATGGCGGGATGGACCAACGCGAGTTGGGCGGCGTGCAAGGCTTGGCGTGCGAACTGGCGCGCCACGAGGGGCAGTTTCCCTTCGCGCGAGCGGCTGCCATAGGTGCGGTCACCGATGAGCGGAAAGCCCAGGTGAGCCATATGAACCCGGATCTGGTGGGTGCGGCCGGTTTCCAGCTTGCACTCCAGCAAGCTCCATAGGGGCGTCTGCTTCAAGGTGCGAAAGTGCGTAGTGGCTGCCCTGCCTTGCTCGATCGCGGCCATCTTGGTCCGCTGCGTGGGATGGCGCCCGATGGCCGCGCTCACCTTGCCGATGGGCGGTGTTTGGCCCACGGCTATGGCGTGATAAATCCGCGTCACGCTACGTGCTTGAAGCTGGCTCACGAGGTGCGCATGGCATTGTTCGGTCTTCGCGATGGCCATCAAACCGCTCGTATCCTTGTCCAGCCGGTGCACGATGCCAGCGCGTGGCAGGTTTGCCAGCGCCGGTGCGTGAAACAGAAGCGCATTCATCAGCGTGCCGTTCACGTTACCGTTGCCTGGGTGAACCACCAGCCCGGGCGGCTTGTCGATCACGATGAGAGAGTCATCTTCATGGACGATGTCGAGCGCGATGTCCTGTGGCTGTGCTTCCAGCCCAGGGCGCGCGACGGCGTGCAAAACGACCTTTTCGCCACCCCATATCTTATTCTTGGCTTCGAGGGTGAGGCCATTGACTTGCACTAACCCCTCCTTGACCCACGATTGGAGCAAGGAGCGCGAGTAGTCCGGAAACAAGCGAGCGAGTGCCTGGTCCAATCGCAAGCCGGCGTAACTGGCCGGTATCAGCGCGTGTAATGCGGTTGTAGGTGGCGTATCTGGTATGGCAGCACTCTTGTTATCATTGCGGCCGTCGCCGAAAATGGCTTTTCCTTCCAAGGATCCAAGCATGACCCGTAGTTTAGCCGTATTGCTGTTGTGGCTATTGTCCGCCTGCGCGAGTACCCCTCACGATGAGACGAAAGATTGGCCGCCCGACAAGATCTACAGCGAGGCGAAGGCCGA encodes:
- the rluD gene encoding 23S rRNA pseudouridine(1911/1915/1917) synthase RluD — protein: MLGSLEGKAIFGDGRNDNKSAAIPDTPPTTALHALIPASYAGLRLDQALARLFPDYSRSLLQSWVKEGLVQVNGLTLEAKNKIWGGEKVVLHAVARPGLEAQPQDIALDIVHEDDSLIVIDKPPGLVVHPGNGNVNGTLMNALLFHAPALANLPRAGIVHRLDKDTSGLMAIAKTEQCHAHLVSQLQARSVTRIYHAIAVGQTPPIGKVSAAIGRHPTQRTKMAAIEQGRAATTHFRTLKQTPLWSLLECKLETGRTHQIRVHMAHLGFPLIGDRTYGSRSREGKLPLVARQFARQALHAAQLALVHPAMGQEMRWQRPAPEDFQQLLAALERAASAPA
- a CDS encoding alpha/beta fold hydrolase yields the protein MGRNLATTAGSVIHENELVQLIQYQPRTPRVARTPLLVVPPFINKYYILDLAPENSFVRYALDQGLQVFMISWRNIPPELGKLGWEDYVQNGIAAAAGTVLALTGCEKLHALGFCVGGSLLASALASAVPPAKAASLTLLASLLDFADPGEIGVYIYEHYASQCESQYAHGGVVPGAQLASAFASLRSRDLIWKFAVENYLMGETPAPFDLLYWNSDSANLPGRLYAWYLRYCYLENKLKIPRALSIGGHACDLSRLRMPCFVLGTELDHIVPWKSAYASAQLLGGNVEFVLGSSGHIAGVVSPPNLGRRSYRTSGPALSSAEQWLAASHSHGGSWWPHWIQWLGRQESHKTRRAAPKTLGNKTFPPIEPAPGRYVRG
- the pgeF gene encoding peptidoglycan editing factor PgeF, which produces MNPSTPWIWPRWPAPKNVRALITTRQGGVSLGPYASMNLGTAVNDEPATVDANRALLRSHLPSDPCWLRQVHGTRVVDAAQWHGGIEADGCVTRGTNVVCAVMSADCIPVLLCDIDGRAVAAAHAGWRGLSAGILESAVRAMGVSPASLHAYLGPAIGPRAFEVGNDVHETFTARDPRAASAFQGIGRGKWLCDLFQLARQRLTDLGVRSIHGGEHCTYSNPELFYSHRRDKVTGRMAALIWISA
- a CDS encoding ZIP family metal transporter; translation: MSTLAWIICSTALGGVLSVAAAALIARYTDLVRVPVFISYAVGAMLGAVFLEILPHAIEVSVSVQALFGTVLGGILFFFLLEKLVLWRHHHESEWEHEHGSHAHHDHAQPRGAAMITIGDTIHNFVDGVLVAATFMADTDVGIVVALAIVAHEIPQELGDFLVLLHSGMSRGKALLLNLVSSFAMVIGGVLGYFTLGFLKGMIGPLLGFVAASMLYVAVADLIPGLHRRLEMRATVQQIMLIGLGVITVPLVRWVTGHT